One Burkholderia gladioli genomic window, GCGCGCGCCGGCATCGCCGCCGACGCGCTGCCGCACCTGCTGCTACGGCTGGAACTGGCCGGCCGCGTGGCGAGCCTGCCCGGCGACCGCTACCAGCGGCTCGACGCACCCGCCACGCCCCCCACGCATGCCGTGCTACATTCCGGCGATACGGCGCAACCCGCGCCACCGCCATCCAGCAAGGAACCGTGATGCCCGCGCTGAACCTCGACACCGACGCCGATCGGATCGCCGAGCGCCTCCGTGACCCCAACGCGCTGCTCGTCGCCTGCCTGTGCGCCGAATGGTGCGGCACCTGCCGCGACTACGACGACACCTTCGAGCGGCTCGCCGCCGCCCATCCCGAGGCCTGCTTCGTGTGGATCGACATCGAGACCCATGCCGACCGCCTCGACGATTTCGACGTCGAGAACTTCCCGACCATCCTGATCGAGGAC contains:
- a CDS encoding thioredoxin family protein; this translates as MPALNLDTDADRIAERLRDPNALLVACLCAEWCGTCRDYDDTFERLAAAHPEACFVWIDIETHADRLDDFDVENFPTILIEDAHAVRFFGTVLPHAGIVERMLSDLSAIPGVTHAPKLRNLLDVAV